A region of Toxorhynchites rutilus septentrionalis strain SRP chromosome 1, ASM2978413v1, whole genome shotgun sequence DNA encodes the following proteins:
- the LOC129762824 gene encoding tether containing UBX domain for GLUT4 yields MASKAVTVLTVNGRRQNVKVESNTTILEILEQVCRKYNFNAAEHDLKHHDKILDLSVMFRFSGLPNNAFLEMVPAKKIRVETNVMLAIQLEDGTRLEGAFQPSTSLLSIMKTLCEDKANVQSNPVLIYMRREVLWESMENTTLKSLGLTGGRAILRLLQRKPEELKMQAHVSAPLPQKEKQDDESETPTATEMKHEISKSENKDDPSKKEISTDSSPSSPSASKKSKPTVDSPESTPSTSAPKSVVSKQKEMEIPNSVVEATPESIIHILGDRDAIVFHLETAERSVFDVPDSFYEITIPDVRKMYVDLKNKIKEYEDTPLLTSEQRQLVDNRRERDNLARYENTVIRVQFPDRYVLQGKFKASERIADVITFVRNYLDDQSLDFHLYTTPPKEILPTDSDLVQARCIPQALLHFGCTQDNVPKFLNVNVYDQLSNAYGASVVAARSRSLLNMDSPAVASEIDGLDTIPDSEQLHGDDTATDVRNRMPNTNFRLSSVQTATCSTKLPKWFKPAGK; encoded by the exons ATGGCATCGAAAGCGGTTACTGTCCTCACAGTTAATGGACGTCGACAAAACGTAAAAGTAGAATCAAACACAACCATTTTGGAG ATTCTTGAACAGGTGTGTCGAAAGTACAATTTCAACGCAGCAGAGCATGACCTGAAGCACCACGATAAAATCCTAGATTTGTCTGTTATGTTCCGATTTTCTGGTCTTCCAAACAATGCCTTTCTTGAGATGGTACCTGCTAAGAAAATTCGGGTTGAAACAAATGTTATGCTAGCGATCCAGCTGGAAGATGGGACCCGTTTGGAGGGGGCATTTCAACCTTCGACTAGTTTGCTGAGTATCATGAAAACGTTATGCGAAGATAAGGCTAATGTACAATCAAATCCTGTTCTAATTTATATGAGGCGAGAGGTGTTATGGGAGTCTATGGAAAACACAACTCTGAAAAGTCTGGGCTTGACTGGGGGGCGTGCAATACTTAGACTTCTGCAAAGAAAACCAGAGGAGCTGAAGATGCAAGCACATGTATCCGCTCCGCTGCCACAAAAAGAAAAGCAAGACGATGAATCCGAAACTCCGACAGCTACTGAAATGAAACATGAAATTTCTAAAAGCGAAAACAAAGATGATCCATCGAAAAAGGAAATATCAACCGATAGTTCACCAAGCTCGCCTTCAGCATCTAAAAAATCTAAACCGACTGTTGACAGTCCAGAATCAACACCTTCTACTTCTGCGCCTAAATCTGTCGTatcgaaacaaaaggaaatggaaattcCAAATTCCGTTGTGGAAGCGACACCTGAATCCATAATTCACATCCTGGGTGATAGAGATGCCATTGTTTTTCATCTGGAAACAGCCGAACGAAGCGTTTTCGATGTACCCGACTCTTTCTACGAAATAACCATTCCGGATGTCCGCAAAATGTACgttgatttaaaaaataaaatcaaggaATATGAAGACACACCTTTGTTAACTTCGGAACAGCGACAGCTTGTGGACAATAGACGTGAACGGGATAATTTAGCTCGCTATGAAAATACCGTCATAAGGGTGCAGTTTCCTGATCGCTATGTTCTTCAGGGGAAATTTAAAGCGAGCGAAAGGATAGCCGATGTGATTACTTTTGTCCGTAATTACTTGGATGATCAGTCGCTTGATTTTCATCTCT ACACAACGCCGCCAAAAGAGATCCTCCCTACCGACAGTGATCTAGTGCAGGCTAGATGTATTCCTCAAGCTTTGCTGCATTTTGGTTGCACTCAGGATAATGTTCCAAAGTTTCTTAATGTCAACGTTTATGACCAACTCTCGAACGCTTATGGAGCTTCTGTGGTGGCTGCTCGATCCCGAAGTCTACTAAACATGGATTCGCCTGCAGTAGCCTCCGAAATCGATGGGCTGGACACAATACCGGATAGTGAACAACTGCATGGTGACGATACAGCCACTGATGTAAGGAATAGAATGCCTAACACGAACTTCCGATTGTCATCGGTACAAACTGCTACCTGTAGTACAAAGCTGCCCAAATGGTTCAAACCGGCGGGAAAGTAG
- the LOC129771843 gene encoding BTB/POZ domain-containing protein KCTD5 encodes MATVNLSYPIQGKKDQWIKLNVGGTCFLTTKTTLSRDPSSFLSRLIQEDSDLISDRDETGAYLIDRDPRYFAPVLNYLRHGKLVLDNGLSEEGVLEEAEFYNVTHLIGLLKDSIARREQRPTADKKRVYRVLQCQENELTQMVSTMSDGWRFEQLINIGTSYNYGAEENAEFLCVVSKECANTLIGRENESNDRAKVLQQKGSRM; translated from the exons ATGGCCACGGTGAACTTATCGTATCCCATCCAGGGCAAGAAAGATCAGTGGATAAAGCTGAACGTGGGGGGAACTTGCTTTCTGACAACGAAGACCACTCTTTCCCGGGATCCAAGCTCTTTCCTGTCGCGTCTCATTCAGGAGGACAGTGATCTAATCTCGGATCGG GATGAAACTGGAGCTTACTTGATCGACCGAGATCCACGCTATTTTGCCCCTGTATTGAATTATTTACGCCACGGTAAGTTGGTATTGGACAACGGTCTCTCCGAAGAAGGCGTTCTCGAAGAAGCCGAGTTCTACAACGTGACGCACTTGATTGGATTATTGAAAGACAGTATCGCACGAAGAGAGCAG AGACCAACAGCCGATAAAAAGCGAGTTTATCGTGTGCTACAATGCCAGGAAAATGAACTCACACAG ATGGTATCAACAATGTCGGATGGGTGGCGCTTTGAACAGTTGATCAACATCGGAACTTCGTACAACTACGGAGCTGAGGAAAACGCGGAGTTCCTCTGCGTGGTTTCGAAAGAATGCGCGAACACGCTGATTGGCCGTGAGAACGAATCGAATGATAGAGCTAAAGTGCTTCAGCAAAAAGGGTCtcgtatgtaa